In Paludibaculum fermentans, the genomic stretch TATCCAAAAGGCGCGGTTAGTGACTTCTCGGAAGGGCTGGCCGCCGTCGAAGTGGAAGGGAAACTCGGCTACATCGATCGCACGGGCGCTTTCGTGATTCCGCCTCAATTCGCAGCCGGAACCAGCTTCGAGAATGGCCTCGCCCGGGTGGTGGTGAATGGGCCCTGTTCCTACATGAACTACGATTCCGCTGACCCCTGTATGGCCATGTCCCCTGCGGTGGCACCTACCACGCGAAACGACGCGGAGAAACCGCCCGCTCCAACCCGCCAATGCCAGTGGATCTTCATCGACAAGACCGGCCGCAGAGCGATCTCCTCCCAATTTGAAGGTGCCATGGCCTTCCACGAAGGACTGGCGGCCGTCCGCTCCGGGGACCAATGGGGCTTCCTCAATCGCCAGGGCGCCTACGAGATCTACCCGGCCTTCGAAGCGGTGCATTCTTTCTCCGACGGCCTGGCCCTGGTGTCGAACGGCAAGGACAGCGGCTTCATCGACAGGACAGGAGCCCTCAAAATCCGCGTCGACTACTACCACGCGAAACCGTTCTCAGAAGGCCTGACCGTCATCCGGACACCCGAGGACCGCTACATCTACGTCGACACCACCGGCAAACAGGCGATCCCGGAAACCTTTCTCCTGGCCAGCCGTTTCTTCCACGGCCTGGCCCACGTCAAGCTGACCTCAACCTCCAAGTTCGGACGCAGCGGCACCTACGCCTACATCGATAAAACCGGCAAACGTGTGTACGAGTACACGCGCTGAGTGGGCGAAGAAGAGACACTCGCCCCAATGGAAAACGCACTCAAATCACGCTGATCAACAGAGAGCGTCGAAAAGCTTCTGAGGAATCCCTCACGGCCCACCGTGCCGCCAAGGCGGACCAGACCGCAACGAACCCCGAC encodes the following:
- a CDS encoding WG repeat-containing protein, which codes for MRLLALFTLLATVLNGCESVTLIWMPFTNSADPLFRIIENDRAGYIDAQGRVVIPPTLRFMSEGGQAFHDGLLSLGISAGPFLDSKGQKVLDNHFYRVWNFSEGLAAAMETSESAWGYIDRSGQFVIPPKFPFYPKGAVSDFSEGLAAVEVEGKLGYIDRTGAFVIPPQFAAGTSFENGLARVVVNGPCSYMNYDSADPCMAMSPAVAPTTRNDAEKPPAPTRQCQWIFIDKTGRRAISSQFEGAMAFHEGLAAVRSGDQWGFLNRQGAYEIYPAFEAVHSFSDGLALVSNGKDSGFIDRTGALKIRVDYYHAKPFSEGLTVIRTPEDRYIYVDTTGKQAIPETFLLASRFFHGLAHVKLTSTSKFGRSGTYAYIDKTGKRVYEYTR